The Solibacillus sp. FSL W7-1436 genome window below encodes:
- the icd gene encoding NADP-dependent isocitrate dehydrogenase, with amino-acid sequence MTNKIVVENGKLNVPNNPVIPFIEGDGIGPDIWAAASRVIDAAVEKAYNGEKKIEWLEVLAGEKAFNQTGEWLPAETLEKINEYLIAIKGPLTTPIGGGIRSLNVALRQELDLYVCLRPVRHFDGVPSPVKRPEDVDMVIFRENTEDIYAGIEYKAGSDEQKKLLNFLQNELGVNKIRFPETSGLGIKPVSKEGTERLVRSAIEYAISHNRPSVTLVHKGNIMKFTEGGFKQWGYDVAEAEFGDKVFTWNQYDAIKAEQGEAAANEAQSKAVAEGKIIVKDSIADIFLQQILTRPNEFDVVATMNLNGDYISDALAAQVGGIGIAPGANINYLTGHAIFEATHGTAPKYAGQDKVNPSSVLLSGVLMLEHLGWQEAADLITNSVEKTISSKYVTYDFARLMDGATEVKCSEFATKLIENF; translated from the coding sequence ATGACTAACAAAATCGTAGTAGAGAATGGTAAATTAAACGTTCCAAACAATCCTGTTATTCCTTTCATCGAGGGTGACGGTATCGGTCCAGATATCTGGGCTGCAGCATCTCGCGTAATTGACGCAGCTGTAGAAAAAGCTTATAACGGTGAAAAGAAAATCGAATGGTTAGAAGTATTAGCAGGCGAAAAAGCATTCAACCAAACTGGCGAATGGTTACCAGCTGAAACTTTAGAAAAAATTAACGAGTATTTAATCGCTATTAAAGGTCCTTTAACAACTCCAATCGGTGGCGGTATCCGCTCTCTAAACGTAGCATTACGTCAAGAATTGGATTTATATGTTTGTTTACGTCCAGTACGTCACTTTGACGGTGTTCCTTCACCAGTTAAACGTCCAGAAGATGTTGACATGGTTATCTTCCGTGAAAACACTGAAGATATCTACGCTGGTATCGAGTACAAAGCTGGTTCTGACGAGCAAAAGAAATTATTAAACTTCTTACAAAACGAATTAGGCGTTAACAAAATTCGCTTCCCAGAAACTTCTGGTTTAGGTATTAAACCTGTATCTAAAGAAGGTACTGAACGTTTAGTACGCTCTGCAATCGAGTACGCTATTTCACACAACCGTCCATCAGTAACTTTAGTACACAAAGGTAACATCATGAAATTCACTGAAGGTGGATTCAAACAATGGGGTTACGATGTAGCTGAAGCTGAATTCGGCGATAAAGTATTCACTTGGAACCAATACGATGCAATCAAAGCTGAGCAAGGCGAAGCTGCTGCAAACGAAGCACAATCTAAAGCTGTTGCAGAAGGCAAAATCATCGTAAAAGATTCTATTGCTGATATCTTCTTACAACAAATCTTAACTCGCCCTAACGAGTTCGACGTAGTAGCTACAATGAACTTAAACGGTGACTACATCTCTGACGCATTAGCTGCTCAAGTTGGTGGTATCGGTATCGCTCCAGGTGCTAACATTAACTACTTAACTGGTCATGCTATTTTCGAAGCAACTCACGGTACTGCACCTAAGTATGCTGGTCAAGATAAAGTAAACCCATCTTCAGTATTATTATCAGGCGTATTAATGCTTGAGCACTTAGGATGGCAAGAAGCTGCGGACTTAATTACAAATTCAGTAGAGAAAACAATCTCTTCTAAATATGTAACTTATGACTTCGCACGTTTAATGGATGGCGCTACAGAAGTTAAATGTTCTGAATTCGCTACAAAATTAATCGAAAACTTCTAA